One part of the Lotus japonicus ecotype B-129 chromosome 2, LjGifu_v1.2 genome encodes these proteins:
- the LOC130739234 gene encoding serine/threonine-protein kinase STY13 isoform X2, with product MRKSESGGGGGYVRADQIDLKSLDEQLQRHLSRAWTMEKNKEKEDDEVGGGGGGGRSARSRQEWEIDPSKLIIKSVIARGTFGTVHRGIYDGQDVAVKLLDWGEEGHRSDAEIASLRAAFTQEVAVWHKLDHPNVTKFLGATIGTSDLQIQTENGHIGMPSNVCCVVVEYCPGGALKSYLIKNRRRKLAFKVVVQLALDLARGLSYLHMKKIVHRDVKTENMLLDKTRMLKIADFGVARIEASNPHDMTGETGTLGYMAPEVLNGNPYNRKCDVYSFGICLWEIYCCDMPYPDLSFSEVTSAVVRQNLRPEIPRCCPSSLANVMKRCWDANPDKRPEMDEVVPMLEAIDTSKGGGMIPHDQPQGCLCFRRYRGP from the exons atgaggaagagtgagagtggaggtggtggtgggtaTGTGAGAGCGGATCAGATAGATCTGAAGAGCTTGGATGAGCAGCTTCAGAGGCATCTGAGTAGAGCATGGACCATGGAGAAGAACAAGGAGAAGGAAGATGATGAGgttggaggaggtggtggaggaggaaggTCTGCAAGGAGCAGGCAAGAATGGGAGATTGATCCTTCTAAGCTCATCATCAAGTCTGTCATTGCTCGTGGCACTTTTGGCACTGTTCACCGTGGGATTTATGATGGCCAAGATGTTGCAG TTAAGCTCCTTGATTGGGGGGAAGAGGGCCACCGATCAGATGCTGAAATAGCGTCACTGAGAGCAGCTTTTACACAAGAAGTTGCTGTTTGGCACAAGCTTGACCATCCTAATGTAACCAAG TTTCTTGGGGCAACAATCGGAACATCAGATCTACAGATACAAACGGAAAATGGTCATATAGGCATGCCGAGTAATGTTTGTTGTGTAGTTGTTGAATATTGTCCTGGGGGTGCACTGAAGTCTTATCTCATTAAAAACCGGAGAAGGAAGCTGGCTTTTAAAGTGGTGGTTCAACTGGCTCTTGACCTTGCAAGAGG GTTGAGTTATCTCCACATGAAGAAGATTGTTCACAGAGATGTTAAAACAGAAAATATGCTTCTCGACAAGACACGAATGTTGAAAATAGCCGATTTTGGTGTAGCTCGTATTGAGGCATccaatcctcatgacatgactGGGGAAACCGGAACCCTCGGTTACATGGCTCCTGAG GTACTAAATGGTAATCCGTACAATAGAAAATGTGATGTGTACAGTTTTGGCATATGCTTATGGGAGATATACTGCTGTGACATGCCATATCCTGACCTTAGCTTCTCAGAAGTAACATCAGCCGTCGTGCGACAG AATCTGAGACCAGAGATTCCGCGTTGTTGTCCAAGCTCTCTGGCAAATGTGATGAAAAGATGCTGGGATGCAAATCCTGACAAGAGGCCAGAGATGGATGAAGTGGTGCCCATGTTGGAAGCAATTGACACTTCAAAGGGTGGAGGAATGATCCCTCATGATCAGCCTCAGGGTTGTCTTTGTTTCCGCAGGTACCGAGGACCTTGA
- the LOC130739234 gene encoding serine/threonine-protein kinase STY13 isoform X1: protein MRKSESGGGGGYVRADQIDLKSLDEQLQRHLSRAWTMEKNKEKEDDEVGGGGGGGRSARSRQEWEIDPSKLIIKSVIARGTFGTVHRGIYDGQDVAVKLLDWGEEGHRSDAEIASLRAAFTQEVAVWHKLDHPNVTKFLGATIGTSDLQIQTENGHIGMPSNVCCVVVEYCPGGALKSYLIKNRRRKLAFKVVVQLALDLARGLSYLHMKKIVHRDVKTENMLLDKTRMLKIADFGVARIEASNPHDMTGETGTLGYMAPEVHASIPLKVLNGNPYNRKCDVYSFGICLWEIYCCDMPYPDLSFSEVTSAVVRQNLRPEIPRCCPSSLANVMKRCWDANPDKRPEMDEVVPMLEAIDTSKGGGMIPHDQPQGCLCFRRYRGP from the exons atgaggaagagtgagagtggaggtggtggtgggtaTGTGAGAGCGGATCAGATAGATCTGAAGAGCTTGGATGAGCAGCTTCAGAGGCATCTGAGTAGAGCATGGACCATGGAGAAGAACAAGGAGAAGGAAGATGATGAGgttggaggaggtggtggaggaggaaggTCTGCAAGGAGCAGGCAAGAATGGGAGATTGATCCTTCTAAGCTCATCATCAAGTCTGTCATTGCTCGTGGCACTTTTGGCACTGTTCACCGTGGGATTTATGATGGCCAAGATGTTGCAG TTAAGCTCCTTGATTGGGGGGAAGAGGGCCACCGATCAGATGCTGAAATAGCGTCACTGAGAGCAGCTTTTACACAAGAAGTTGCTGTTTGGCACAAGCTTGACCATCCTAATGTAACCAAG TTTCTTGGGGCAACAATCGGAACATCAGATCTACAGATACAAACGGAAAATGGTCATATAGGCATGCCGAGTAATGTTTGTTGTGTAGTTGTTGAATATTGTCCTGGGGGTGCACTGAAGTCTTATCTCATTAAAAACCGGAGAAGGAAGCTGGCTTTTAAAGTGGTGGTTCAACTGGCTCTTGACCTTGCAAGAGG GTTGAGTTATCTCCACATGAAGAAGATTGTTCACAGAGATGTTAAAACAGAAAATATGCTTCTCGACAAGACACGAATGTTGAAAATAGCCGATTTTGGTGTAGCTCGTATTGAGGCATccaatcctcatgacatgactGGGGAAACCGGAACCCTCGGTTACATGGCTCCTGAGGTGCATGCTTCAATTCCATTAAAA GTACTAAATGGTAATCCGTACAATAGAAAATGTGATGTGTACAGTTTTGGCATATGCTTATGGGAGATATACTGCTGTGACATGCCATATCCTGACCTTAGCTTCTCAGAAGTAACATCAGCCGTCGTGCGACAG AATCTGAGACCAGAGATTCCGCGTTGTTGTCCAAGCTCTCTGGCAAATGTGATGAAAAGATGCTGGGATGCAAATCCTGACAAGAGGCCAGAGATGGATGAAGTGGTGCCCATGTTGGAAGCAATTGACACTTCAAAGGGTGGAGGAATGATCCCTCATGATCAGCCTCAGGGTTGTCTTTGTTTCCGCAGGTACCGAGGACCTTGA
- the LOC130739235 gene encoding peptidyl-prolyl cis-trans isomerase CYP38, chloroplastic: protein MAAITPCHYFNTHSTRLTYPLPHTNARLRGFTARCSYQPPQHSQFQNKHEGRSFSLKHCAVSIALAVGLVTGVPTLGWPTDANAASPVLSDLSVLISGPPIKDPGALLRYALPIDNKAVREVQKPLEDITDSLKIAGVKALDSVERNTRQASRALTQGKTLIISGLAESKKEHGVELLNKLEAGMDELELIIQDRNRDAVGPKQKELLQYVGGVEEDMVDGFPYEVPEEYQNMPLLKGRAEVDMKVKVKDNPNLDECVFHIVLDGYNAPVTAGNFVDLVERHFYDGMEIQRADGFVVQTGDPEGPAEGFIDPSTEKTRTIPLEIMADGEKAPFYGATLEELGLYKAQTKLPFNAFGTMAMAREEFEDNSGSSQVFWLLKESELTPSNANILDGRYAVFGYVTKNEDYLADLKVGDVIESIQVVSGLDNLVNPSYKIAG from the exons ATGGCAGCCATCACCCCCTGTCACTACTTCAATACCCACTCTACACGTCTAACCTACCCTCTTCCTCATACCAATGCTAGACTTCGTGGTTTCACTGCTCGTTGCTCTTACCAACCACCCCAACATTCTCAGTTTCAGAACAAACAT GAAGGGAGGTCATTTTCTTTAAAGCATTGTGCGGTATCAATAGCATTAGCAGTTGGATTAGTAACTGGAGTTCCTACATTGGGGTGGCCTACCGATGCCAATGCAGCTAGCCCGGTGTTATCTGATTTGTCTGTATTGATATCCGGACCCCCAATCAAGGACCCTGGGGCTCTGTTGAGATATGCTCTTCCTATTGACAATAAGGCAGTTAGAGAAGTGCAGAAACCACTTGAAGATATTACAGATAGTCTCAAGATTGCTGGAGTCAAGGCACTTGACTCTGTGGAAAGG AATACAAGACAGGCTTCTCGAGCCCTCACGCAAGGGAAGACTCTAATTATATCAGGTTTAGCAGAATCTAAGAAAGAACATGGAGTTGAGCTGCTTAATAAGCTGGAAGCTGGTATGGATGAGCTTGAACTGATAATTCAGGATAGAAATCGAGATGCTGTTGGACCAAAACAAAAAGAGCTTCTTCAATATGTTGGAGG TGTTGAAGAAGACATGGTTGATGGCTTCCCATATGAGGTGCCCGAGGAATACCAAAATATGCCTTTGTTGAAGGGGAGAGCAGAAGTGGATATGAAGGTCAAGGTTAAAGACAATCCAAACTTGGATGAATGTGTTTTCCACATAGTTCTTGATGGTTATAATGCCCCTGTAACTGCTGGAAATTTTGTTGACTTGGTAGAAAGGCACTTCTATGATGGCATGGAAATCCAAAGAG CGGATGGGTTTGTTGTCCAAACTGGCGATCCTGAAGGTCCTGCTGAGGGTTTTATCGATCCAAGCACAGAGAAAACGAGGACAATACCATTAGAAATTATGGCCGATGGAGAAAAGGCACCTTTTTATGGAGCAACTCTGGAG GAGCTTGGTTTATACAAGGCTCAAACAAAGCTTCCGTTTAATGCATTTGGAACAATGGCCATGGCAAGAGAG GAATTTGAGGACAACTCTGGCTCTAGCCAAGTATTTTGGCTATTGAAAGAAAGTGAGCTAACTCCCAGTAATGCCAATATATTGGACGGTCGATATGCAGTCTTTGGATATGTAACAAAAAATGAGGATTACTTGGCAGACCTCAAGGTTGGTGATGTCATAGAATCCATTCAAGTGGTCTCTGGCTTGGATAATCTAGTTAATCCAAGCTACAAGATTGCTGGCTAG